The Chloroflexota bacterium genome window below encodes:
- a CDS encoding homogentisate 1,2-dioxygenase, whose product MFYLQRGQVPHKRHTQFRKPDGSLYAEELFGVEGFSGKASLLYHHTPPTQTNRIEKVRDVSLEPWTDDEAGPHRHHLVNSAGLAVAGDAVSGRVPLFYNADVTFGIVRPASAMEHFYRNGEMDEMFYVHEGHGALETVFGPIDYGPGDYLVIPIGTTYRILPGGDDQRMLWLECPSHIEPPKRYRNEYGQMLEHAPYCERDIRPPGEMEAHHETGDFVVEVKKGGKLTAYHYAFHPFDLVGWDGYLYPYAFNIADFEPITGRVHQPPPVHLTFQPRNFVVCSFVPRKFDYHPLAIPAPYNHSNINSDEVIYYVAGNFMSRRGVEISSFTVHPAGIPHGPHPGTVEASIGKEATEELAVMIDTFHPLRLTRQAGELDDPRYPFSWLPPSAADAEAHAAELADRGPEAFPD is encoded by the coding sequence GTGTTCTACCTCCAGCGCGGCCAGGTGCCGCACAAGCGCCACACCCAGTTCCGCAAGCCTGACGGCAGCCTGTACGCCGAGGAGCTGTTCGGGGTGGAGGGCTTCTCCGGCAAGGCGAGCCTCCTCTACCACCACACGCCGCCGACCCAGACCAACCGGATCGAGAAGGTGCGGGATGTTTCGCTCGAGCCCTGGACCGATGACGAGGCCGGACCCCACCGCCACCACCTGGTCAACTCGGCCGGCCTGGCGGTCGCCGGTGACGCGGTCAGCGGCCGCGTTCCGCTCTTCTACAACGCCGACGTGACCTTCGGCATCGTGCGTCCCGCCTCGGCCATGGAGCACTTCTACCGCAATGGCGAGATGGACGAAATGTTCTACGTCCACGAGGGGCATGGGGCCCTGGAGACCGTCTTCGGGCCGATCGACTACGGGCCGGGCGACTATCTCGTCATCCCCATCGGCACCACCTATCGCATCCTCCCCGGTGGCGACGACCAGCGGATGCTATGGCTCGAGTGCCCGTCGCATATCGAGCCGCCGAAGCGGTACCGGAACGAGTACGGGCAGATGCTCGAGCATGCACCCTACTGCGAGCGCGACATCCGGCCCCCGGGCGAGATGGAGGCGCACCACGAGACCGGCGACTTCGTGGTCGAGGTCAAGAAGGGCGGGAAGCTGACCGCCTACCACTACGCGTTCCATCCCTTCGACCTGGTCGGCTGGGACGGGTATCTGTACCCCTACGCCTTCAACATCGCCGACTTCGAGCCGATCACCGGGCGCGTCCACCAGCCACCGCCGGTGCACCTCACCTTCCAGCCGCGCAATTTCGTCGTCTGCTCCTTCGTGCCGCGCAAGTTCGACTACCACCCGCTCGCCATCCCCGCGCCGTACAACCACAGCAACATCAACAGCGACGAGGTCATCTACTACGTCGCCGGCAACTTCATGAGCCGGCGCGGGGTGGAGATCAGCTCGTTCACCGTCCACCCGGCCGGGATCCCGCATGGCCCGCATCCTGGGACGGTCGAGGCGAGCATCGGCAAGGAGGCGACCGAGGAGCTGGCGGTCATGATCGACACCTTCCACCCGCTGCGCCTCACGCGCCAGGCGGGTGAGCT
- a CDS encoding VOC family protein: MFNVTRLNHAVLWVRDADKAAEFYHRVFGFEELERPQGMRAAFMRSPSGGNHHDLGLFEVGAAAPRPPRGSVGLYHLAWEVGTIEDLAGAAKALSEAGALGGASDHGVSKSLYGRDPDGNEFEIMWQVPREAWGEYADSGVVLPLDLEAELERWGTKGAVQ; this comes from the coding sequence ATGTTCAACGTCACACGACTCAACCACGCCGTCCTCTGGGTCCGCGACGCGGATAAGGCGGCCGAGTTCTACCACCGCGTCTTCGGCTTCGAGGAGCTGGAGCGGCCGCAGGGCATGCGCGCCGCGTTCATGCGCTCGCCGAGCGGTGGCAATCACCACGACCTGGGTCTGTTCGAGGTGGGAGCCGCGGCCCCCCGCCCGCCGCGCGGCTCGGTGGGCCTCTACCACCTGGCCTGGGAGGTCGGGACGATCGAGGACCTCGCAGGTGCAGCAAAGGCACTTTCGGAGGCCGGGGCGCTCGGGGGTGCCAGCGACCACGGGGTGAGCAAGTCGCTCTACGGCCGCGACCCCGACGGCAACGAGTTCGAGATCATGTGGCAGGTTCCGCGCGAGGCGTGGGGCGAGTACGCCGACTCGGGGGTGGTGCTCCCACTCGACCTCGAGGCGGAGCTCGAGCGCTGGGGCACCAAGGGCGCCGTCCAGTAG
- a CDS encoding threonine/serine dehydratase yields MNPVPDRLARVERRLVAHAARPLPSGLTDPDPGASERWEAGQVWAHLAEFPGYWLDQVRKLLAARAAGAAEPIPFGRTKADAGRIAAIELERRTDPAELLRRVTAQIGDASATLQGLPPEAWQARGLHPSVGEMSLGAIVERFVLSHLEEHADQLDGLELVTVDEIRQAAERIRGVALHTPLLRWDDRTWLKPESLQPVGAFKMRGAYNAVASLTDEERSRGVVTYSSGNHAQAVARAARLLGAHATIVMPEDAPPVKVAGVRRDGAEIVVAGRTGEERHAIALELVARDGRVMIEPYDDRRIIAGQGTCGLEIAEDLPAVTSVLIPVSGGGLSAGIATAIKALAPNARVIGVEPELAADARESLVTGEIVRWDGSLTTRTMADGLRVEHLGWLPFLHLRRFMDEIVTVSEEQMADAMRQLATRARLVVEASGAAGMAALLSGAAPQPDGDDHRVIVISGGNVDTAAFAEILRG; encoded by the coding sequence ATGAACCCCGTCCCTGATCGGCTCGCCAGGGTCGAGCGGCGGCTCGTCGCGCACGCGGCGCGCCCTCTGCCATCGGGCCTGACCGATCCCGATCCGGGTGCATCCGAGCGCTGGGAGGCGGGACAGGTGTGGGCGCACCTGGCCGAGTTCCCCGGCTACTGGCTCGACCAGGTCCGGAAGCTGCTCGCTGCGCGTGCCGCCGGGGCAGCGGAGCCGATCCCCTTCGGGCGGACCAAGGCCGATGCCGGCCGCATCGCTGCCATCGAGTTGGAACGGCGCACCGACCCGGCCGAGTTGCTGCGCCGGGTAACGGCCCAGATCGGCGACGCATCCGCGACGCTGCAGGGGCTGCCCCCGGAGGCGTGGCAGGCGCGCGGCCTCCACCCGTCCGTTGGTGAGATGAGCCTGGGGGCGATCGTCGAACGATTCGTCCTGTCGCACCTCGAAGAGCACGCTGACCAGCTCGACGGGCTTGAGCTGGTGACCGTCGACGAGATTCGTCAAGCTGCCGAGCGGATCCGGGGAGTGGCCCTGCACACCCCGCTGCTGCGCTGGGACGACCGCACCTGGCTCAAGCCGGAGAGCCTGCAGCCCGTCGGCGCCTTCAAGATGCGCGGCGCCTACAACGCGGTCGCCTCGCTGACCGACGAGGAGCGGTCGCGAGGCGTCGTCACCTACTCGTCAGGCAACCACGCCCAGGCGGTGGCGCGGGCCGCGCGACTGCTCGGTGCGCACGCCACCATCGTGATGCCGGAGGACGCCCCGCCGGTGAAGGTGGCCGGGGTCCGACGCGATGGCGCCGAGATCGTGGTCGCCGGGCGGACGGGAGAGGAGCGACACGCCATCGCGCTGGAGCTGGTCGCGCGGGACGGGCGGGTCATGATCGAGCCGTACGACGATCGGCGGATCATCGCCGGGCAGGGCACCTGCGGCCTGGAGATCGCGGAGGATCTGCCCGCGGTGACGAGCGTTCTCATCCCGGTGAGTGGTGGCGGCCTGTCCGCCGGGATCGCCACCGCCATCAAGGCGCTGGCGCCGAATGCCCGCGTCATCGGGGTCGAGCCGGAGCTGGCTGCGGACGCCCGCGAGTCGTTGGTCACGGGCGAGATCGTTCGCTGGGACGGCTCGCTCACCACTCGCACCATGGCCGATGGGCTGCGCGTCGAGCATCTCGGCTGGCTCCCCTTCCTGCACCTGCGGCGCTTCATGGACGAGATCGTGACCGTCAGCGAGGAGCAGATGGCCGATGCGATGCGCCAGCTCGCGACGCGAGCGCGCCTGGTTGTTGAGGCGTCGGGCGCGGCCGGCATGGCGGCCCTCCTCTCGGGCGCTGCTCCTCAGCCGGACGGCGACGACCACCGCGTGATCGTCATCAGCGGCGGCAACGTCGACACGGCGGCCTTCGCGGAGATTCTCAGGGGTTAG
- a CDS encoding histone deacetylase family protein, which produces MSDLVPVIHSDAHLAHTGLIELASGVEIPCWESPERVLAIEAALAADGGYAFDSPDGHGRGPILAVHDADMVDVFEHAWTDALAAGATDGSRAWLPDTFLLDAFRGPMPPSELPAGRHHQLGAYLFDTATPIVAGTWGAALTAVDVALSTAERVVGGAALAYGLCRPPGHHAARGMLGGYCYFNNAAIVADWLRREGGARRVAILDIDYHHGNGTQQIFWERGDVLYLSLHADPARAYPYFSGYAGEGGAGDGARLTRNWPLPAGTALDAYAVALAEALQMIVAFAPDAPLVISAGFDTFERDPIGDLALRTPDYEEIGRLIAALGIPMIALQEGGYALDALGANAVALLSGLRGPQT; this is translated from the coding sequence GTGTCCGACCTCGTTCCGGTCATCCATTCCGACGCGCACCTCGCCCACACCGGGCTGATCGAGCTCGCCAGCGGGGTCGAGATCCCCTGCTGGGAGTCGCCCGAGCGGGTGCTTGCCATCGAGGCCGCGCTTGCCGCTGATGGTGGGTACGCCTTCGACTCCCCCGATGGGCACGGGCGTGGACCCATCCTCGCGGTCCACGACGCCGACATGGTGGACGTCTTCGAGCATGCCTGGACCGATGCCCTGGCCGCGGGCGCGACCGACGGCTCGCGGGCATGGCTGCCGGACACGTTCCTGCTGGATGCCTTTCGCGGCCCGATGCCGCCCAGCGAGCTGCCGGCCGGACGTCACCATCAGCTTGGCGCCTATCTCTTCGACACCGCCACGCCGATCGTGGCGGGGACGTGGGGCGCAGCGCTGACCGCGGTCGACGTGGCGCTGAGCACCGCCGAGCGCGTGGTGGGTGGGGCCGCGCTGGCCTACGGCCTCTGCCGGCCGCCCGGACATCACGCCGCGCGGGGCATGCTGGGTGGCTACTGCTACTTCAACAATGCGGCGATCGTGGCCGACTGGCTGCGACGCGAGGGCGGCGCGCGGCGGGTGGCGATCCTGGACATCGACTATCACCACGGCAACGGCACGCAACAGATCTTCTGGGAGCGGGGCGATGTGCTGTACCTCTCGCTCCACGCCGACCCGGCGCGCGCCTATCCCTACTTCTCGGGATACGCTGGCGAGGGTGGTGCCGGCGACGGTGCGCGCCTGACCCGCAACTGGCCACTCCCCGCGGGAACGGCGCTTGACGCCTATGCCGTGGCCCTGGCAGAGGCGCTGCAGATGATCGTCGCCTTCGCACCGGATGCGCCGCTCGTCATCTCGGCCGGATTCGACACTTTCGAGCGCGACCCGATCGGCGACCTGGCACTCCGCACCCCGGACTACGAGGAGATCGGGCGCCTGATCGCGGCCCTGGGGATCCCGATGATCGCCCTGCAGGAGGGCGGCTACGCGCTCGATGCGCTGGGCGCCAACGCCGTCGCCCTGCTGTCCGGCCTGCGCGGCCCTCAGACCTAA
- a CDS encoding fumarylacetoacetate hydrolase family protein yields MKVAHVRETDAPAGTPWRIAAALDAGDAPGHWLDLEPARRARVAADPRLAHNSALFRQPLTTLDDLLGRGLRVGALGEIVEASADAEQPTLAAIDLLFGPPILKPPSLRDFYAFEGHVRTMWERRGGTVPEAWYRIPIFYFSNVSEIRGPGDPVWRPAASQELDYELEVAALIDTPVEDLSAERGEEAIGGYMVFNDWSARDLQREETTVRLGPAKGKDFASSIGPWLVTPDELADARHAKGYDLAMTAEVNGVELSRGSWADAQFGFGEMIERASADVRLRPGDLIGSGTVGTGCLLEIKDEVFKRWLEPGDQVTLAVERLGKLATPVIAHP; encoded by the coding sequence ATGAAGGTTGCCCACGTCCGGGAGACGGATGCCCCTGCCGGCACTCCCTGGCGAATCGCAGCGGCCCTTGACGCAGGAGACGCCCCGGGACACTGGCTCGACCTGGAGCCGGCGCGCCGCGCACGGGTGGCGGCCGACCCGAGACTGGCCCACAACTCAGCCCTCTTCCGGCAGCCGCTGACGACGCTGGACGACCTGCTGGGACGCGGGCTGAGGGTCGGAGCGCTGGGCGAGATCGTTGAGGCGTCGGCCGATGCCGAGCAGCCGACGCTGGCCGCGATCGACCTTCTGTTCGGGCCACCCATCCTGAAGCCTCCATCACTGCGCGACTTCTACGCGTTCGAGGGTCACGTCCGTACCATGTGGGAGCGCCGCGGGGGAACGGTGCCTGAGGCCTGGTATCGGATCCCGATCTTTTACTTTTCGAACGTCTCGGAGATTCGCGGCCCTGGAGATCCGGTCTGGCGCCCCGCCGCGTCGCAGGAGCTGGACTACGAGCTGGAGGTGGCGGCGCTGATCGACACGCCTGTCGAGGACCTCTCCGCGGAGCGGGGTGAGGAGGCGATCGGCGGATACATGGTCTTCAACGATTGGAGCGCCCGCGACCTGCAGCGCGAGGAGACGACGGTCCGCCTCGGTCCGGCAAAGGGAAAGGACTTCGCGTCGTCCATCGGACCCTGGCTGGTCACCCCCGATGAGCTGGCAGATGCGCGGCACGCGAAGGGCTATGACCTGGCCATGACCGCTGAGGTGAACGGTGTTGAACTCTCGCGCGGCAGCTGGGCCGATGCGCAGTTCGGCTTTGGCGAGATGATCGAGCGTGCCAGCGCCGATGTGCGGCTGCGACCCGGCGACCTGATCGGATCAGGCACCGTCGGCACCGGCTGCCTGCTGGAGATCAAGGATGAGGTCTTCAAGCGCTGGCTCGAGCCCGGCGACCAGGTGACGCTTGCGGTCGAACGACTTGGCAAGCTCGCGACTCCTGTCATTGCGCATCCCTAA
- a CDS encoding GNAT family N-acetyltransferase, whose amino-acid sequence MIKGTNVSLRPIAEADVEKLYGRMMDIEGRGPWYPLSRGSLIKFRRRFEEDGRMSDGEGVLVMVDQQDRLVGTVDRNKLNGDVPDMELGYRVFDRADWGKGIASEALGLFAGWLFDTQPINRLHLTIHVDNVGSHRVAESAASSRRERRARRGTTRASGTISTSTP is encoded by the coding sequence GTGATCAAGGGGACAAACGTATCTCTGCGTCCGATCGCTGAAGCCGATGTCGAGAAGCTGTACGGCCGGATGATGGATATCGAGGGACGTGGGCCCTGGTATCCGCTGTCACGGGGTTCACTGATCAAATTCCGACGCAGGTTCGAGGAAGACGGGCGCATGTCGGATGGCGAGGGCGTGCTCGTGATGGTCGACCAGCAGGATCGGCTCGTCGGCACGGTCGACAGGAACAAGCTGAACGGCGATGTCCCCGACATGGAGCTCGGGTATCGCGTCTTCGACCGCGCCGACTGGGGAAAGGGCATCGCGAGCGAGGCTCTCGGTCTGTTTGCCGGCTGGCTCTTCGACACGCAGCCGATCAACCGGCTCCATCTGACGATCCACGTCGACAACGTGGGCTCGCATCGCGTTGCCGAGAGTGCGGCTTCATCAAGGAGGGAACGTCGCGCGAGGCGTGGTACCACAAGGGCAAGTGGCACGATATCGACGTCTACACCTTGA